A stretch of DNA from Pseudodesulfovibrio sp. JC047:
CAGAATTAAAACGCATTCCACATTGATCGCAGGTCTTTATGTTGTTTGTGATAAACGCACTGACACAGTTCTCGGAACAGAGGGGAATGTCTCCCGGAGTCTCTCCATACATTCGTCTGCCACAGACTCGGCAGTAGATGGCTTCGTCGGGAGCCGTGTTGAGTGCCCCACCACACAGGGGGCAGAAATTCGAGGGCTTGGTTTGCAGTGTATGGTGACAGTGTGGACAGCTTGAACGCATCGGGGTCTTGCAATAGGGGCAGGCCTTTGGCGCGGATTGTTCGTCTGATTCGATCGAGTAAACATTGAAATACGAGTCCGGTTCGTGGGTCGTATTTAGGTGAGAACAGCGCGGATTGGTGCAATACATGTAGGTCGTGTGTTTTTTTTCCATGGCACATCTGCTTGAGTTGATGAGTGGGTGAAAAAAGGCTGGAAATGAGAGGCGATTCATCTCCAGCCTTTATGATAGCCGGGCCTTTGTGGGAGCAGTCGTCCTTTGTACTCCGGGGATTGTCTAAGGCTAAGGGTGCTTTAGGTTGTGTTCAGGAGTCCCGAGGACCGCTGCTGGAACCGCGGCTATGTGTTCAAAATCGTGACTGGCGAACATGAACATCCACGTGACGATGACAAATGGCCATGTCAGTGAAGGCATACCGATTGGAGCGAGGAGCACGCTGATCGATGCTTGGGCAATGGAGCCGATGATCATGCAGAATGTCGCGTACAGAAATGTTTTCCAGTTGAGATAGTAGAAGAGTCCGCCCATAGCGATGGCGCACAGGACCGAGTTATATCCATACAGGCCGAGGCGAAGCGGTGCTTCCGGTGATTGCATGACGAGCGCGGTCACCAGTCCGATCAGGGAACCGAAGATGGCAAAAAGGGCGGATATCCGGGAATTGACCGCGATGGCTATGATGAAAATGATGCCGGTGACCATGCTGTCTTCAAACATGACTTCGCCAATGCCCTTGGTTATTCCATCCATGAAGGTCATCACTGAAAGTGACCCGATTTCGACGGTGGCGTGAGGATCGGGAATCGAGATGCTCAGCAGGGAACCCGCCTGAAGAAAACCGAATTTTGAGGCACAGAACATCAGAATCCATGTGGCCAGAACAAACGGTGCGGTGAGTGCCGGCATTCCCCATTTGCCGAGGAAATTCGCGAGTGCGCTCATGATGACCGTGGTCAGGGCCGCATTGAGGACCACATAGATCAGCAGGTCGGGGCTGAAGACGAAATAGAATGGAAGCGCGATTCCGGCGAGTGTTCCGTTGAATCCGAAAAGACCGTTTTTAATCAGTCCCTTGTCCGCTCCAAGTGCCATGGCCGTCAGCGTGGAAGCGGCTGTCCCCAGCACGGCGCAGACGCCCAATTGCCAGGAATTGTAAAATATCCCGACAAAAAACAGAAATCCTGTCAGCGCGTTGTTTTGGAACATGACCTGTCCGCATCCGCGCAGACATGCGTCCACGAACCGACACAGTGGGGTTTTTTGCAGCACTTCCATAATTGTTCATCTCCTTGAAACGTGGTTGAGCAAGAGTGGTTACAGCGTTTGAGCCTTCAATTCCTTTTTGAGCTTGTCGCGCTCCTGCGACTTGTGCATCGCGCTCATCATGTTTTTCATCCAGTGGTCGGCATGACGGTACGTGGTCAGGGAAATGTATTTGTGGGTATCTGTTGAGCCACAGTGAGAACATTG
This window harbors:
- a CDS encoding zinc ribbon domain-containing protein; amino-acid sequence: MPIYELHCNGCDTDFEVLAGSCDDAIQCSHCGSTDTHKYISLTTYRHADHWMKNMMSAMHKSQERDKLKKELKAQTL
- the yut gene encoding urea transporter, giving the protein MEVLQKTPLCRFVDACLRGCGQVMFQNNALTGFLFFVGIFYNSWQLGVCAVLGTAASTLTAMALGADKGLIKNGLFGFNGTLAGIALPFYFVFSPDLLIYVVLNAALTTVIMSALANFLGKWGMPALTAPFVLATWILMFCASKFGFLQAGSLLSISIPDPHATVEIGSLSVMTFMDGITKGIGEVMFEDSMVTGIIFIIAIAVNSRISALFAIFGSLIGLVTALVMQSPEAPLRLGLYGYNSVLCAIAMGGLFYYLNWKTFLYATFCMIIGSIAQASISVLLAPIGMPSLTWPFVIVTWMFMFASHDFEHIAAVPAAVLGTPEHNLKHP